The following proteins are encoded in a genomic region of Streptococcus sp. 29892:
- a CDS encoding branched-chain amino acid ABC transporter permease, with the protein MLQQLVNGLILGSVYALLALGYTMVYGIIRLINFAHGDLYMMGAFMGYFLLNNLTFIADGSLRFFVALVLAMVGTATLGVVIEFLAYRPLRNSTRIAALITAIGVSFFLEYGMIKLFSADVKAFPQAMEAVTFNLGPVSVTNIQLIILGVALTLMVALQLIVKRTKMGKAMRAVSVDSDAAQLMGINVNRTISFTFALGSALAGAAGVLLGLYYNQIEPLMGMTPGLKAFVAAVLGGIGIIPGAALGGFVIGIIETFTYVIGLDTFRDAIVYTVLIVILLVRPSGILGKNVKEKV; encoded by the coding sequence ATACCATGGTGTACGGAATTATCAGACTGATTAACTTTGCCCACGGGGATCTCTATATGATGGGGGCTTTTATGGGTTATTTCCTTTTGAACAATTTAACCTTTATTGCAGATGGTAGCCTCCGTTTCTTTGTTGCCTTAGTCTTGGCAATGGTTGGAACAGCTACTCTTGGTGTGGTTATTGAATTCTTGGCCTATCGTCCATTGAGAAACTCAACCCGTATTGCGGCCTTGATTACAGCCATCGGTGTTTCCTTCTTCTTAGAATATGGAATGATTAAATTATTTTCAGCTGATGTAAAGGCCTTTCCACAGGCTATGGAGGCTGTGACCTTCAATCTTGGTCCAGTTTCAGTGACCAATATCCAGTTGATTATCCTAGGAGTAGCCTTGACCTTGATGGTTGCTCTGCAATTGATTGTAAAACGTACCAAGATGGGTAAAGCCATGCGTGCTGTTTCTGTGGATAGCGATGCGGCGCAATTGATGGGGATTAACGTAAACCGTACTATTAGCTTCACATTTGCGCTGGGTTCAGCACTTGCTGGTGCTGCAGGTGTTCTCCTTGGTCTTTACTACAACCAAATCGAGCCTTTGATGGGTATGACTCCTGGTTTGAAGGCCTTCGTAGCGGCGGTACTTGGTGGTATCGGTATTATTCCTGGTGCTGCTCTGGGTGGTTTCGTTATCGGTATTATTGAAACATTTACCTATGTGATTGGTTTGGATACCTTCCGTGATGCAATTGTGTATACAGTATTGATTGTCATCCTCTTGGTTCGTCCAAGTGGTATCCTTGGTAAGAACGTGAAAGAGAAGGTGTAA